The stretch of DNA ACGAGCACGGTATCGAGCTGGTGCCGGCACGTACGCTCAGCTATGACACGCTCGTAATCGCAGTGGGCAGCACCACCAACGACTTCGGAACCAAGGGCGCAGCCGAGCATTGCATTTTCCTCGACACGCGAGAGCAGGCTGAACGCTTCCACCGTCGTCTGCTTAGTCACTATATGCGTGCCCATGCCAGCGAAGGTAGCCACGGCACCATCAACATGGCCATCGTGGGGGCTGGCGCCACGGGCGTCGAGCTGGCAGCGGAATTGCACCATGCCGCACGTGAGCTCGCTGCCTACGGACTCGACGGCATCAAACCGGAAAATGTCCGAATTACATTGATAGAGGCCGGGCCACGTGTGCTGCCCGCACTACCGGAGCGCATCGGCCAGCCGGTGCATCAGACCCTGCGCGAACTGGGCGTAACGGTACTCACCGACGCCGCGGTAAGCGAGGTCACCGAAGACGGCCTGCAAACCAAAAACGGCGACTTTGTGCCAGCGACGCTTAAGGTCTGGGCCGCCGGCATCCGAGCCCCCAGTTTCCTGCGTGAGATAAACGGCCTGGAAACCAACCGGATCAATCAGCTTCAGGTTCTGCCAACGCTGCAGACCACCCGAGACGAAAACATATTCGCCTTCGGCGATTGCGCAGCATGTCCACAACCAGACAGTGACCGCAATGTCCCGCCCAGAGCCCAAGCAGCACATCAGCAGGCCTCGCTGCTCGCCAAGTCGCTCGCCAGACGCCTTAAAGGCGAAAGCCTGCTCAGCTACCGTTATCGTGACTATGGCTCGCTGATTTCTCTGTCGAGCTTCTCTGCTGTCGGCAACCTCATGGGCAATCTCACCGGCAACGTCATGCTCGAAGGCTGGCTGGCAAGAATGTTCTATGTCTCACTGTACCGAATGCATCAGATCGCCCTGTATGGCGTCGCGCGCACTGCACTGATGATGGTCGGCGACAAACTGAGCACCAGCACCGTCCCCCGCCTCAAACTGCATTAATCGGATCAATCCGAAACAGCGCCTCCAAAGGAGGCGCAGACATCGCAACGTGTAAACGAATAAGAAAGGCAGCTGCTTCGCTGAAGAAA from Pseudomonas sp. DNDY-54 encodes:
- a CDS encoding NAD(P)/FAD-dependent oxidoreductase — its product is MTHRIVIVGGGAGGLELATRLGRTLGKRGKARVTLIDANLTHIWKPLLHEVAAGSLNSSADELNYVAQAKWNHFEFQMGRMSGLERERKCVHLAATFDEHGIELVPARTLSYDTLVIAVGSTTNDFGTKGAAEHCIFLDTREQAERFHRRLLSHYMRAHASEGSHGTINMAIVGAGATGVELAAELHHAARELAAYGLDGIKPENVRITLIEAGPRVLPALPERIGQPVHQTLRELGVTVLTDAAVSEVTEDGLQTKNGDFVPATLKVWAAGIRAPSFLREINGLETNRINQLQVLPTLQTTRDENIFAFGDCAACPQPDSDRNVPPRAQAAHQQASLLAKSLARRLKGESLLSYRYRDYGSLISLSSFSAVGNLMGNLTGNVMLEGWLARMFYVSLYRMHQIALYGVARTALMMVGDKLSTSTVPRLKLH